The DNA window CCCCGTGTCTCGGAAAGCACGTAAAGCAAGTTGTAAcggtcgttaaagcccaccaacccgcattggagcaatgtggtgggtctatgctctacaacGTTACTGTTTTTACGTTACAGTTGTTTTCCTAATAAGTAAAGTTTAAAGAGAGGTTCcaagatatttatttctataaagcCACACCTCACTTacatgaaaacaataaattaaaaattataagtaggtatgtagttattatttattagtgtgcTATGTAGATCTTTAATCCCATACCAATCCCAGCCTAAAACACGCAGTGAAAATGGTTACGCAAAATATTTCGCGgtgtttaaaatttacttttgttCACTTTTGGTAATcacagtaatataataatagtgtgaaaTATGATTCCCTACCTTTTTAGAAGACTCGACAGAGATGtgttttacaaacaataatgcTAATGGCGCTTTGAATCATGATGTTGTTCAAAACAAACTGAATGGGCGTACAGGAACTGACAAATTAATGAGCATTAAATATTCAAGAGACGTTACGAGCCAAAATGGGATTGACATGGAGTTGTCGGGCGCAGCAGATCTGGATACAAAAGGGTTAAGCATTAATGCGCCTCCTGACATGACCGATTACCCTGTCACTGGGCCGAATCTCCGAGCTCTGAATAAAGTATTATGAAAAAGTATCAGCTTCTTATCTAGAAAGCCCTTTCGCGACAGCCACTCGTCTGATGAGGGTTCGGTTTTATATTTTGCACTCgcttcttttataatttactgaGAAAAGGTTGTTACGGGACAGATGTCTTTACCCTTTATGATCTCCTGAAACTTGTACCTCGTATTTTAAcctacctaaatattttatttaaaaatagcaatTGCTACTTTTTTTCCTAATGGCGGAATAttgaagtttaattaatgtaTGGCAATGTAATGGGCCAGTTACAACACCTTCTTAGAACTATCGGATTGCTTAAACTTCAGTTTTGTCACTTTCTTACTGTATGTCAAGTGACAATCAGGAAAAAACAGGACGTAAAATATGTTGCACTGCTTGTCATTATAAAGGTTCCTTGTAACGGGAACTTCCTTGGGCTTCAGAATCACTTCTAAGAAAgcatcaagattttttttttcttaatttcgtATCAAATTACTAAACTAATTCACCTAAATCCTTGTCACCCCAAGAATGGAAGAAAGTTGTTCTTGTTTCGATATCACCCTATTAAAGTTTCAGCACAACGAGTTTACTTATTCATAAACCTTTCTCACTTCATCGAAACATTCCTTTACTCATTGTTATTAGAGAAGTACTATTTTTTTCTAGATATCTCACGGAATCTGCGTGGtcttttttaattcatatcTACTATAGTTCTTACGCACTACTACacgaaagtttatttgttgaaATCAATCTATCTATagctacttataataaaaatacttataataaaactgttacgggtcaaattctgtacattgaagaatttttttttactagataGGTTATACTATCGTTTAGTTTTgccccaaatttcgtgtagcttggaaaaatattattggagatagaggatggaactcctcagcggatcaaattatctttcaaatttCTAAAGACGGGAACCCATCAATTTACTGACATgtgtcaacgttgcttacccagcaCTATCGGCTAATATGTAGAGCAGCTGTTATGCCACAAATTCTCGCTGATAGTGGGTCACCTTGCTGTGGACCCACCAATCCCTGTTAACTGCAGTGAGTTAATAGGGATTctcgtataaatattttagtatgttTATGTATTCTTGGTCTAGATATAGTTTTGAGAAATGACTACAATTTCCATGGTCTTTCAAACTATCGAAGGCTTTTTGATAAAAGGAACATAAAGAGGTTTCCCGtattcttggtttttttttagcaattcGACATTGTGAATATAATCAATTGTTCTAAAGCCAGCTTGTTCAATTGGTTGTTTAAGCTCAATCATAaactctattattttattattttctctttattcTTTTTCTAAAGAGGCGAAGAGCTTAAAGACGCACAAGACcatgatttttgaaaaaaaaaaatctcagagTAATcaccttttaataaaataaaataaaatataataatatacacattattctgaaaataataaatttactctAAATATGTTTACTATAAAAACCTAGGTGTCAAcaatcatttttacattttaaccttTATTCTATACTGGTTAGATTCTGGTTAACCAGTGATCTACTCAGTCTACTATGCTAAAGAGCTGCCAATTTATCCGCGGaccaaatgtaaacaaacaagtGACAAGTTGGTAACATTTTGGATAAGATGGTTAGATTAGGTTATTTTAGTAATGTAGGGCcaataaaattgtttgttttttatattttaaagaacacaCAACGAcctgtcatttgtttgtttacgttTGGTTCGTGGAATACTTGGCCACACTTTCTATACCTACCTTAAAACCATAAAATGGCTTGTGTTATTAACACTGCTAATAAATGAAATcttctcaaaaaaaaatccatatgcTTTTTGAGAAGATTTTACATTTGATATAATGAAATCGTTTGTCATGTGAATAAAGGAATAATACAACTAGATTAATGGCAGGGGAGCCTAAGCTGAGAATTCGGGATTTACTCGAGGACATAACACAAGGAAGGAAACCTTGCACCTTTTGAAGTAGGTACTACCACCATACCTGAGCCCTGTACATATGGCCAAACGTCTAGGCAGGGCGGCCGATCAGGTCCGTAAAAAAAACGATAGTTAGAGCTCGAGCTCGAGCTCGTCTGATTAAGGTAAAGTAAGTAAGTTACATGCATAAAAGTGTGCATTTCCATAATCAGAAAATTTGATTGTGACATAAGGAAAGGGCTGCCACAACGTTGCAAAAAACCAGCATCACCTGGAGATTCACATTATCACAGTTCAATAATATAATCTGCCGATTTGCACAAGCTAAACTGgctaaaatcataaaaaagtaCGGTACATTATCTTAGAACTATATCATTCCCACATCGCGCCATTCTGCCCTTCTCACTAATTTTCTATCTCTATCTCTCACTCTCTCTAACCGTCCTAATAAAACGTACCGCCGCTATGATCATCACAGCTGATCAGATCAACGCGTGCATGCAACACCGCCCGACTAGTCTACTCAACTCCTTAGCAAAGGTTTATAATAGAACTGATCCGACTCAAATCCGTTGTAGAAGCAAAAAAAACTTCTCAActacgagcaattcggctttcgagccaaacaCTCTGGTATCTACCAACTGCACCGACTGACGGAGAACATATCCAAGGGTCTCTTTGAAAAATACACCCTGCACACCCTTCAAAAACTCTCAAAAATTGACTTTGAGAAGTCCACCCGACCTTCGAACCCTCTCATAATTGCGGCTTTATTTACCCAACCTTAGCACCAGTTTCAACAAGAGGAGGtgtaaacatatccttcacgaccctgacgatcagattactactgacaatacTCCCTATCaggacacacaatcaacctctgcacagcgtctttGCTGACAAAGACGAGAtccccgacttctgacgtcatccggacgtgggctcacACCACGGCCTCGGAGGCGTGCGGATTAATCGTAACCCTTCCACTTCAATCGTCACCTGAGCCAAGGtacggcctcacatgaggcgccctccgGCGGACGaccccttcgcttcttcgagccctaagGTTCAAACTTTTCCTAGCAGGACCCCATTCCGAGGCACGCCagcaagcccgcgttacgcttaACTAATAATTTAAGCGTAACGCGGTTTGATCAGCTACACATAATCGGATAAAAATGAAAAGTTCATGTACAACGCTTGcattttttaacgtttttaaaAACGTTTATCTACTCCCATGCCTTAAATACCGAATTTCCTAATAACCATAAAATCATTTGTACATACCACGAGAATAACATCgagcagtaatattttttatttcaggacaaatcaaaatttcatcgcggacaaagtcgcaggCAAGTACTACAGAAAGCTTAATATATCTGAATGCAGTCAATTAAACACTAACactagaaaattaattaaacatataGCAATACAAAGACTATTCAAAATGTGGCAAAAACCCTTTCTGaatatagtatttttgtttaattctcGATTCTGTATTTAGTGTTTCCTCAATGTCCGTTGATTGagtaggaaaataaaaatatatacacaaaaaaaaagtaacgccAGCCATTCCATATAGTAAAATGAAttcatatctatatattattatgtgtaaCGCTCTAAATTCTGCAAAGAATGAATGTCTACCATGCTTAtcgtatttatgaaaataatgctGCTGTACAGTGACCCAGCACTTATCTCGAGATGCTGGTGGTAGTTTCATAAATTCATCCCTTGGATTCGGTTCTCCTAAGGATGGAccgaaaaaaaggaaaatagttTCATTTGTCTTCTGGTAATATTGTGAATGCGAATAGTCTTTAGTTCTTAAAATAGATGGAACCGTTATTTCAtaatttactaaataatatCTTGAATGCAATCCATACACAAAAAGGTTAAATATCGGTATGATAAAGGAagtcaaaaaaattaacttgTGCCAAAGAGAAGGTTTCGAGGCTTTAAACAACAATGGTCGTCGATATGCTAGCAAAAAAGTTTTTGCTTTGTGTCTTATATCCCATATATTgatcaacaaaataaaaaatggtgcTAAGGTAAATGTTAAGGAGAATAATGTAGCCATTGAGAACTGAATTGCTATGTTATTGTACTCCTTATTAAAGTAATCATCTTTAATAGTATGTAGTTTGTATTCTCTTTCCCAGCTTGGTGCGTTTCTATTTAGTATGCCTTCATGATCAGTCATCTTCTTAGTAATGTAGAATGGTAATTTGACGATTATTTGTTCAACAATAACAGCAACGGCTAAGGTGATGCAGATATCATCAAAGGATGTGCCTACACCATTATTCATTACTCTAAATCCACCGATACTATACCAATTATCCATATCTAATAtgtgtgtaaaaaataaatttccaacAAATGTGTGAAACGTTAACAGAGCAAATGTTCCGGTAAAGTAAAATCCATatagttttaatgaaaaagaGCGGTTGTACGATCCAATTGTCTTATTGTTTTCAAGCGCTGTAAGACCACGTGATATTACttcagtgattttttttaaaccagttATAATGATTGAGTACACAAGAGCCCCTATGGCAATAAACAGTTGCTCATTATGTCTTTCTCTTAGGTCATGGTCCTTGTTATAAATTCTGTGTAAATAGAATTTCACGTACCAAATTTGTATTGATAATATAAACAGACCGAACAGCCAAATGCCGAACAATGCAATAGATAGTAAGGTttgtaatacaaatttaaacatcattaaaaaagtatatttttcaaCGGTCACGCCGGTTAGGTATGATCTATgacaatattgtaaaatattgcgGTGTTCCGGATCAATAAGATTATCGTGATATTTTTCGTTAATTTCCCACATCCATGACAGATATTTATCTCTCCTCTTCCACAGTAAAACAAATATGATGCTCCATATAGAGACTAGAAATGCAAATTTCATTATATACGGGGTATCTATACGAGCAATGAAAGTAACCTCAGTACAATAGGAAGGCAGAAGTCTGAAAGGGCATAAATCGAAATAGCGGCACTGCGGGCAAATGTTTCTATGTTCATTTAAATAGTGATGGCACATAGCCCATGCGAAGTGATCTACTTGTGCAGGCATGTTATAATGATATAATGCAAGCAGGAATCCAATTATTGCGGGTATtagtaacataaaattaaagtattcataataCGCAAAATATAATGCGACTTCTTCTCCTAGATATTCTTGTATCATATAAATGGGttgcgatttaaataaattcccTAAGCCCACCCAATTGTAGAACAGAGTTTGTCGTGCATTGATTGTGGTTGAGTCTTGGCCTGATGCAAGAAAATGAGGCCCATCGTGTAATGCGAATGCGTCCAGAATGATTGCCTGCTCTAATAAACGATTTATTCCAAAGGTAGCTTCTTGTTCGAATAATGGTAATCGAAGAATGATATTATAAACAATCTTACTTCTCTCTAATGTTGAATAATTAACCGGTCCTGGATACTGTTCTCGTACTAGTTTAATTAATTCCCGTTCATGTTTCATTCCGAGGGGATCGAGGAATGGATTGATATATTCGACATGGTCATCTTTAAAGAATTTACGTACATTAAAATAGAGACCATACTCTTCG is part of the Pararge aegeria chromosome 2, ilParAegt1.1, whole genome shotgun sequence genome and encodes:
- the LOC120630465 gene encoding anoctamin-7-like, translated to MYKHNPAFSGFFNKEHKRIDLVLVLSDRGSHKTKESRINYLTNLIKFGLELELDQGKMFEHTNLIFAKVHAPDAIIEEYGLYFNVRKFFKDDHVEYINPFLDPLGMKHERELIKLVREQYPGPVNYSTLERSKIVYNIILRLPLFEQEATFGINRLLEQAIILDAFALHDGPHFLASGQDSTTINARQTLFYNWVGLGNLFKSQPIYMIQEYLGEEVALYFAYYEYFNFMLLIPAIIGFLLALYHYNMPAQVDHFAWAMCHHYLNEHRNICPQCRYFDLCPFRLLPSYCTSFDDICITLAVAVIVEQIIVKLPFYITKKMTDHEGILNRNAPSWEREYKLHTIKDDYFNKEYNNIAIQFSMATLFSLTFTLAPFFILLINIWDIRHKAKTFLLAYRRPLLFKASKPSLWHKVVKDMFTPPLVETGAKVG